In Methanocella paludicola SANAE, the sequence CGCCGCCAGGATGCCGATGATGAACGACAGCTTGAGCTCCAGCATCATGAGCTCAAGGGGCTGCGTCTGGATGAGGTGGAAGCTGTCGGGGACGACATTTATAATAAGGTCATCCCTCATGCGCTCGATGATCATGCCCGTGAAGGGGAACGATATCGTGGCTATGATCAGTACATACAGGGCCAGGAACAGGATGCCTTTTTTAAACCGCGCCACCAGGGCCGCGATGTCCGTTAACGATGCCAGCTAGACCGCCCCTCGAATTATATCGGCTGTGAAAATAAATACTTAGGGGTTTGCGCGGCGCGAGAGGACGTCCTCGTAGACACGTTTCGTCTTCTCGGCGATGAGCTTCCAGTCCAGCCTCCTCTCGGCGGCCTCCCGGCCTTTCAGGCCCATGTCGGCCCGCAGGCGGGCGTCCGACAGAAGCGTATTGATCTTTTCGGCCAGCGCCTCAGGGCTCCCCGGGGGCACCACGAACCCGCTGGAGCCATCGTCCACGATCTCCCTCACCCCGCCCGAGTCTGTGCACACGACCGGCTTCCCGCTGGCCATGGCCTCGGCGACCACGATGCCGAACGGCTCGACCGTGGACGGCAAAATGAAAAGATCGCAGGCGCCATAGGCCTCCTTAAGCTCGTCCTCCTCCACGTACCCGGAGAAGACGGCGTTGCCGTCCAGCCCCAGCTCCCTGGCCCGGCGCCGGAGGCCGTCGCACAGGCTTCCCCGGCCCACAAGTACAAGCTTCGTGCCGGGATGCGTCCGGAGCACGCAGGGCATGGCCTCCAGCAGGTAGCCGATGCCCTTCTGGGGCACCATGCGGCCCACGAACAGCAGCATGTTGCCCCTGACGCCGTACCTCTCCCTGGCCCTCCCGCCGCCCCGGGGCCTGTATGAGTCCACGTTGATGCCGTTGTGGATGGTCACGATCTTGCTTTTATCCACGCCGTACTTCGCGATGTCGTGCTTCGTCCAGTCGGATACGGCGATGACCCTGTCGGCCAGGATGAACGGCCAGCGGCCGATGAGCCAGTCGTACGCGACGCCCAGCGTTCCGGCCGCAGAGGCCACGTGCTTTGGCCTGGGATTGTGGGCCGTCATGACGAACGGCTTGTTCTTCAGCCGGGCATACACCGAGGCCATGTTAAAGTCGATGAAGAAACGGTTGTGCAGGTGAATGATATCGAAGCCCAGCTCATCGTCGAGCCTCCCGAGGCGGAAGTAGAAGAGCGGCGACAGGACCAGCGGAGGCGGGTAGATCAGCGGGGCCCTGACGGCCCTGCAGGGCACTCGCCTCACGTCAACTCCGTCAATGTCCTCCCGCTCCGGCAGGCCGTTGATCCTGCCGGTGACGACGGTCACGTCCACGCCCTGGCGGACGAGCTCCCTCGATAGTTCGTACATGTGCTTCTCGATCCCGCCGGAAAAGGGATGGAAAAGCGCGTTGACCAGGCAGACCCTCATCATTTAAAAAAAGAAGGCCATTTATGTAACGTTGACGTGAGGATAATACCGGTTATTTTTTCTCCCGCCATTCTTTTTTTCCATGAGCAGGTCCTCGTAGACATGTTTTGTCTTCGAGGCGATGAGCTTCCAGTCGAACTCGTCCTCGGCGCGCCTCCGGCCCGCACATCCCATGCTTTTCATCTTCTCCGGGTCGTCCAGCAGGTCGTTTATTCTGTCGGCGAGCGCCTCAGGGCTCCGCATGGGCACCACGTAGCCGTTATATCCGTCTTTTACCAGTTCGGCGTTCCCGCCGGCGTTTGTGCACACCACCGGCTTCGAGGACGACATGGCCTCCAGGATGGCGATGGGGAGCACCTCCCACACCGAGGGTAGCACGAACATGTCGCAGGTACCGTAGGTCTCCTTTAGCATGTCCTCCGTCATGTAACCGGAAAAGATGACGCTCTTTTCCAGGCCCATGGCCCCCACCTTCTTCTTTAACGACTCCAGCGCGTTGCCACGGCCCACGAGGAGCAGCTTCGTGTCCGGGTGCTTTTCAAGGACGAGCGGCATGGCGTCGATGAGATATGGAACGCCCTTCTGGGTGATCATCCGGCCCACGAAAAGCAGCATGGGGCCGTCGATGCCGTACTGCTTCCGGACGTTCGTGGCCGCCGTGGGCCTGAACGAGCCCACGTTGATCCCGTTGTGCACCGGCACGATCTTCCTCTCGTCGATGCGGTACCTGGCGATGTCGTACTTGACCCACTCCGAGACCGCGATGATGCGGTCCGCCATGGCGAAGGGCCAGCGGCCGATCGCCCAGTCGTAGGCCGACCCGAATACGGATATGGGCAGCGATATGCCAAGAGGGCGGGCGTTGTGGATGGTCATCATGAAGGGCTTCTTTTTAAGCCGGGCGTATAGCGCGGCGGTGTCGAAGTCCACGAAGAACCGGTTCTGCAGGTGTATGATGTCGAAGCCGTTCTCGTCATCCAGCCTTTTCAAGTATAGCGCAAAGAAGGGGGACATGACGAACGGGGGCGGGTACAGGCCCGGCACCTTCACGCTCAGGCAGGGCACCCGGTGAACCTTCACGCCGTCCATCTCCTCGTAGGCGGGGGTGCCCTCGATGCGGGCCGTGACGATGGTCACGTCGACGTCCTGCTTCACCAGCTCCCTCGAGAGCTCGAGCATGTGCTTCTCCACGCCGCCCGAGAACGGGTGGAACAGCGCGTTGACCAGGCAGACCTTCATCGCATCACTCGTTTAAATTTACAGTTGTCCGTTCCATAAGACAGTGCGATATTTAATGATTGCGCAACTGACTAATACCTGCTAATCCAATATGGCATCTCGCATGTTGAAAGAGGGGCTGAAAGTGGCCCGCGGCATGGCGGACGACATCGGGCCGGTATTCGCTGAAGCGGCCCGGAGCCTGCCAATCGCCGACCAGGCGGAGCGCAGCTACATCAGCAATTTGATCGAGCGGGCCAGGCAGGGAGACCTGGGCATCTACACGCTCTTACTCGGCGCCCGCTCCGTCGGCGTCATCTGCTATAAGACTCTGGACGGGGACGCCGAGCTCGTCTTCGGCCACGCGGGCGGCAGCGAGGCGTACTTCCTGAGGTCAGTGGCAGAGGGCCTCTTTAGCGAGGGCATTCACACCGTCAGGAGCAACTTTAACTGGCCGGCCCCCCGTGGCTTTATATCGGCGGCCAGGGACATGGGCTTCGTCGTGACCGAGCGCATGGGCATGTGCCTGAGCCCCGCACCCGTGAAGCCGGCGTACGACGGATTCGACATACTTCCATGGAAGGACGACTACGCGGGCGAAGTCTGCCGTATAATGTACGAGAGCCAGGCTCCCGCCGACATCCCCGTGTACCCGATGCTCGCCCGGCCGGAGGGCGTGCGGGCGCTCATGGACAGCGTCATGGCCGGGAAGCACGGGCGGTTCCTGAGAGGCTTCTCGTACGTGGCGTGGGCGGGCGGCAGGCCCGTCGGGTTCATCATATCCACCATGCTCTCGGACGGCAGCATCCTTATCCTCGACCTGGGCGTGGACCGGGGGCACCGGAAGAGGGGCATCGGCGGGGCGCTGCTCGACCGGCTCTCCGGGGACGCCTACCGGGAGGGCCACGGCCTGATCGTGCTCGCCGTGACCTCGAACAACTATGACGCTATACGGCTGTACGAGCGCAAGGGCTTCAAGGTGAACGGCTACTTCAGGCAGCACGTCCTCTCAAAAATAGCTACTCCCTCGGGCGGTACTCCGAGTCCATGACCTCTCTTATCTTTGCGGCCGTCTTCTCCCCCACCTTATCCACTTCCATGAGCTCCTCCTTCGAGGCGCTCACGATGTTCTTCACCGAGCCGAAGTGCCTGAGGAGGTTCTTAGAGATGACCGGCCCGACCTCGGAGATGGCCGATACCAGGTACTCCTGCCTCTCCGCCAGCGTGTGGGACGCCTTCTGGGCGTGAGGGTTGACGCTGCGCTTCCGCTCGGCCTGCTCCCTGCGGGCGATGGAAAACAGGAAAGACGCCGTCTCGGCCTCGTTCGCCGTGAAGAGGACGGTCACGCCGTAATCGACCGCTATTGACGCCAGGACGCCGTGGATCACGTTCGGACTGATGCGGCGCTTCGTGTAAAGGCCGTCGCCCTCGATGAGCAGCAGGGGCCGCATGTACGCGTGCTTCATGGCGATGATCTGCTCGAACAGGCTCCTGTCCGCGCCGAACAGCGTGTCCAGAAAGTCGTCCGTGGTCTTGCGCTCCACGCACACCCTGTCCGACAGGACGTAGTCCCCCACGTCCAGCGTCCGGATGCTCAGGGACGCCTTCATGTCCTCCAGGTTCTTTACGACGGCAGAGCGCATCTCCCGCATGTCCACGTATATCTCGATGGCCTCCTTTGCCCCGGCCTTCGGCCCGAACTCCCCGAGGCTCGTCTGGCCCTGCGCCGGCAGGGGCGGCGTCGTCTCCGGAATTTTCGCGGGGGCCCCGCCGTTCTCCAGCATGTCCGACATCCGCTGGCCGTCCTTCATGTCGTTCATGGTGCGGTACATCTTCTTCTCCTTCGCCTGGCTGACACGGTAGGTGCCCTCGTCCCTGGTGCCCTTCGATATCAGGACGATCACCCGGCCCACGGCGTTCCTCCCCGTCCTCCCCCGGCGCTGTATGCTCCTTATCTCGGAGGGCACGGGCTCGTAGAAGATCACGAGATCGGTCGAGGGGATGTCCAGCCCCTCCTCGGCCACCGACGTGGCGATGAGCGTGTTGAACTCGCCGGCCCTGAAAGCATCGAGTATCTCGACCTGCTTTTTCTGGGAGAGGCCCTTATCGTTGAGCTTCGAGGCCTGTCCCACGAACCGCACCGGCTTCACGCCCTCCACCGCGGCCAGCTCCCTGGACACGAACTCGGCCGTGTCCCTGAAGTTCGTGAACACGATGATGCGGGACGACGGCTTTTCCTTTAGCTGCTCGACGACGATCTCCTTGACCTTCTCTGTCTTGGGGTTGACCTCGTCGGCCGTGCCCGCCACCCTTATCGCCCCGGCGAGGCGGGCGTCCTGCATGAGCCGCTTCGTGGCCTTGCTACCGCCCTTGCTCCCCGCCTCTTCTTTCAGGCGGTCGAAGTACTTCTTGAGGGGCACGACGCCCTGCGTCTGTATCAGGTCCACGGCGTGCTCGATCTTCATGATCTCCGCTAAAATTGAGACGGCCTTGTAGCTCTCCGGCGAGCCCCCTCTGGATATGGACGCCTGCAGCTTCGCCTGGAGCATGAGCAGCTCTTTTTTGTTCAGATGAGTGTTATACAGGACGCCCATGGCCCGGAGCCTGTCCAGCCGGTCGTCCATGAGGGAGTCGAGCAGAATTTTTATCTCGGCGGCCTTGTCGGGCACGTCCACCTTGACCCACTCCACGTCCTTCTCGTAGATGTACGGCGAGACGTCCGGGTCGTTCTCCGTCTTGAGCTCGACGTGCTCGATGGAGAGGTTCTGCTTCACCTCGTTGATCTTCTCGGGCGTGCTGCCCGGCGAGGCCGTGATCCCCAGCACCAGCGGGTCAGAGGACTGCTCTTTGTACTTTTTCGCGATGTAGACGTACGCATAGTCGCCCGTCGCCCTGTGGGCCTCGTCGAAGATGATCAACGATACGTCCCGGAGGTCGAACCTTTTCATGAGCACGTCGTTCTCGATTACCTGGGGCGTGGAGACGACCACTCTGGAGCGCTTCCATACCTCCTCCCTCTGCTCCGGGGCGACGCTACCCGTGAACACGGCCACCTGCTCCGGGTCGATGGTCAGCACCCGCCTGAGGAACGCGGCGTGCTGCTCCACCAGAGGCTTGGTGGGAGATAACATGAGGACCTTTTTGCCGTCCCCGAGGCGCTCGATCATGACAAAAAGCGCGATGATGGTCTTCCCCAGCCCGGTGGGTAGCACGATGAGCGACGACCTCTCCAGGGCCGTCCTCGCCAGCGTGAGCTGATACTCGCGGCTCGACACCGTGTCCGGCTTTATGAGGGGATGGCTCACGTATTCTGGCATGTTCTCAGCCTATGTATCGTCGAGGCGTTATATAAGTTGTTTCAGCACGTCTTGAAAATAATTAGAAATGTTTTTTTCCATTTGCCTTTGAGGCACTAAGCGTACAGAGCCACTATTTTCACCACAATGGCACGAAGCGCACCAAGTTTCACAAAGCTTTCTTTTAAATGTGAGTCACCAAGGCC encodes:
- a CDS encoding glycosyltransferase family 4 protein, which encodes MMRVCLVNALFHPFSGGIEKHMYELSRELVRQGVDVTVVTGRINGLPEREDIDGVDVRRVPCRAVRAPLIYPPPLVLSPLFYFRLGRLDDELGFDIIHLHNRFFIDFNMASVYARLKNKPFVMTAHNPRPKHVASAAGTLGVAYDWLIGRWPFILADRVIAVSDWTKHDIAKYGVDKSKIVTIHNGINVDSYRPRGGGRARERYGVRGNMLLFVGRMVPQKGIGYLLEAMPCVLRTHPGTKLVLVGRGSLCDGLRRRARELGLDGNAVFSGYVEEDELKEAYGACDLFILPSTVEPFGIVVAEAMASGKPVVCTDSGGVREIVDDGSSGFVVPPGSPEALAEKINTLLSDARLRADMGLKGREAAERRLDWKLIAEKTKRVYEDVLSRRANP
- a CDS encoding glycosyltransferase family 4 protein, translated to MKVCLVNALFHPFSGGVEKHMLELSRELVKQDVDVTIVTARIEGTPAYEEMDGVKVHRVPCLSVKVPGLYPPPFVMSPFFALYLKRLDDENGFDIIHLQNRFFVDFDTAALYARLKKKPFMMTIHNARPLGISLPISVFGSAYDWAIGRWPFAMADRIIAVSEWVKYDIARYRIDERKIVPVHNGINVGSFRPTAATNVRKQYGIDGPMLLFVGRMITQKGVPYLIDAMPLVLEKHPDTKLLLVGRGNALESLKKKVGAMGLEKSVIFSGYMTEDMLKETYGTCDMFVLPSVWEVLPIAILEAMSSSKPVVCTNAGGNAELVKDGYNGYVVPMRSPEALADRINDLLDDPEKMKSMGCAGRRRAEDEFDWKLIASKTKHVYEDLLMEKKNGGRKNNRYYPHVNVT
- a CDS encoding GNAT family N-acetyltransferase; amino-acid sequence: MLKEGLKVARGMADDIGPVFAEAARSLPIADQAERSYISNLIERARQGDLGIYTLLLGARSVGVICYKTLDGDAELVFGHAGGSEAYFLRSVAEGLFSEGIHTVRSNFNWPAPRGFISAARDMGFVVTERMGMCLSPAPVKPAYDGFDILPWKDDYAGEVCRIMYESQAPADIPVYPMLARPEGVRALMDSVMAGKHGRFLRGFSYVAWAGGRPVGFIISTMLSDGSILILDLGVDRGHRKRGIGGALLDRLSGDAYREGHGLIVLAVTSNNYDAIRLYERKGFKVNGYFRQHVLSKIATPSGGTPSP
- a CDS encoding DEAD/DEAH box helicase; translation: MPEYVSHPLIKPDTVSSREYQLTLARTALERSSLIVLPTGLGKTIIALFVMIERLGDGKKVLMLSPTKPLVEQHAAFLRRVLTIDPEQVAVFTGSVAPEQREEVWKRSRVVVSTPQVIENDVLMKRFDLRDVSLIIFDEAHRATGDYAYVYIAKKYKEQSSDPLVLGITASPGSTPEKINEVKQNLSIEHVELKTENDPDVSPYIYEKDVEWVKVDVPDKAAEIKILLDSLMDDRLDRLRAMGVLYNTHLNKKELLMLQAKLQASISRGGSPESYKAVSILAEIMKIEHAVDLIQTQGVVPLKKYFDRLKEEAGSKGGSKATKRLMQDARLAGAIRVAGTADEVNPKTEKVKEIVVEQLKEKPSSRIIVFTNFRDTAEFVSRELAAVEGVKPVRFVGQASKLNDKGLSQKKQVEILDAFRAGEFNTLIATSVAEEGLDIPSTDLVIFYEPVPSEIRSIQRRGRTGRNAVGRVIVLISKGTRDEGTYRVSQAKEKKMYRTMNDMKDGQRMSDMLENGGAPAKIPETTPPLPAQGQTSLGEFGPKAGAKEAIEIYVDMREMRSAVVKNLEDMKASLSIRTLDVGDYVLSDRVCVERKTTDDFLDTLFGADRSLFEQIIAMKHAYMRPLLLIEGDGLYTKRRISPNVIHGVLASIAVDYGVTVLFTANEAETASFLFSIARREQAERKRSVNPHAQKASHTLAERQEYLVSAISEVGPVISKNLLRHFGSVKNIVSASKEELMEVDKVGEKTAAKIREVMDSEYRPRE